Genomic DNA from Gilliamella sp. ESL0441:
CATTTTACTCCACAACAACTCTTAGATCTCTCTCAAAAAACAGGAGCAAAATTAGTTCAATTTGAGTTAAAACCACAAGCAACTTGTCATGAACAGCTCAGCCGTTTTAATTATGCGACCAAAATATTAAATGAAAGAAATTATGTTGTAGCAGGTATGCAAGAAGGTGCCGCATTTGCTTATCGTTGGTTAGCTCAACAGCAACAAGCGAATGCTAAAGCACTATCAATTGAATTTACGTTAGATCATAAAGATTGTGATGCTCCATTACCTGCTCAAGCAAGTCATGGTACTTGGCAAGTCATTTGGAATAATCCACCAGAAGATCAAGTTGCGGTATTTCCTAGGCAACAAAAAAAGATTAATGTGACCACATCAATAGGTGAATATTTAGCATCACCAGTTGAATTATTAATTTCACATTTATCATCTATTTTATTTGATGAACATAAAAACTTACCCGTTATAGCATTACCCACAAACGGGAACGACGTTCACCCCAATACTGTCACACTATATTATTCTGGTGATGGTGGATGGCGTGATCTGGATAAAGTGTCAGCCGAATATATGGCATCACATGGTTACGCAGTGGTGGGCGTTGATGCGCTAAAACTTTTTTGGCAACACCGTTCGGTTGAGCGAAGCGCTAAAGATCTAAGCGACTTAATGCAACAATACCGCCAAAAATGGGGAACTACTCAATTCATTCTTGCTGGCTATTCATTTGGTGGTGATATCTTACCGGCACTGTACAATCGTCTGTCAGCCACTGATCAAAAAAGCGTACAAGCTATAATTTTGCTCGCTTTCTCAAAAAGTGCAAACTTCGAGATTGAAATTAGCGGTTGGCTTGGTCAATCGGGTAATGAAATGCAAACGGCTGCTGAAGTAAACAAAATACCCGCCAATAAGTTATTTTGTATTTATGGGGCTGAAGAAAAAACAGACACAGGCTGCTTGCAACCAGAAATGAAAGGCGAAGCTTTTGAACTCCCCGGAGGACACCATTTTGACGAAAATTATCAACATTTAGGTCAAATTATGATGAATGCCATTGATAAGCGCATAAACTAATAAGATCTACGTTTTAGATAACAAAAAAAGAGGAGATTTCTCCTTTAATTTTTAAGATTAAAACAGTAATATAAATTAACCTATTTTTTTATTTTAATTTTTCTTTCGGATAATAAAACACCACAGAGCGTAAATAATGTGCCAAACGCAGCAAGCCAAGTAAACGGTTCATTCAACATAAGCACTGCCCCAATAATTGTTAAAATAGGAACCAGATAAAGATAAATACTAATTTTCACAGCCCCCACTAATTTCACCGCATAATTCCAAGATGCAAAGCAAATTGCAGATGCCCCAACGCCTAAAAATAGAATATTAAATAGATTGGTAGTATTGCTAAATCGGTCTAAATTCAGTTTAAAATCGAATAAATAAAGTGCAGGAAGCATGAGCAATAAACCATAAAAAAAGAATCGTCGGGTTAATAAAATAGTGTTATACCCTCGATTACTGCTTTTTTTAGTTAAGATCGAATAACATCCCCAAAACAAACAAGCAAGCATGGCAAGCAAATCGCCAAGAGGATTCATGGAAAGCACATATTTGCCATTAAAGCAGATTAACCCAACGCCAACCGAGGCAAATAAACAACCAACATAAAAACGTTTGGGTGGTGTTTCAGCCTTGAGAAAAAACATAGCTAATAGCGCAGTAAAAATGGGGGCTAATGTTGTGATAATTCCAACATTTGAAGCAGTAGTATAGGTTAATGCAATATTTTCACATAAAAAATAGCAGGTAATGCCACATAATCCAGCACAAAGAAAAATAAACTCTTGTTTTACTCCTTGCCAGACTAACAAACGCGGGCATAGAATCCAGAGAGTTACATAACCCAGTAAAAAACGAAAAAATAAAATCTCTATCGGTTTAAACTCAATTAATAATGTTTTGGTGGAAATAAACGTCGTTCCCCAAAAAAACACAGTCATTAATGCAATTAAATGCCCCTGTGTTCTTTTTGTTAATAACATATAGACCTCGAAACTTACAGCAATGTAGCCGTCTCTGAGTAAATTTTTACTCACCTTTTAAAGTGCATTGATAAATATATTAGGAATAATACAAAAATTATGTTCATTGCTCACTTGATATTGTTAAAAATAACGCTATTTAATAATATGCATTTATACTAATGCTATGCTCTATTGTGTGCAAACAAATTAAAGTCGTTAAAATGATAGATAAATATAAAGAAGGAAAATAATAGATAAAAAAAATCCACCCGAAATTCGAGTGGAGGGCAAAAAATGAAAAAACGTAATCTGTTAATATAGACAAGCAAAAACAGAAAAAGTTCAATTTAATTTCAGATATTTTTGAGTTTTTATAAAACTATTTTTTAACCATTTGATTTTTAATATTTATTTAATTAAATTTTTTTCAAAAAAAGTAAACTTTTTTGCTTTTTTAAAATAATACTTAATAACGTGCCACACTTTCTAGCAAATTTTCTTCAACATTTTTCATAAACTCTCATTTTCAGAAGAAACGATATAATGTTAACAAAATGAGTAAAACTAAATTAGAAAAAACTTCATTGTTCAACCAAGACTAAGCCAACTTGTTTTCATCCTTGATTTCACCTATAATGCCCCGATATTGTATTACGTTACTTATCACAATTGGGGCTGATTCTGGATTCGACGGGATTTGCGAAACCCAAGGTGCATGCCGAGGTGCGGTTGGCCTCGTAAATAAACCGCAAAAAAATAGTCGCAAAC
This window encodes:
- a CDS encoding virulence factor family protein gives rise to the protein MKKIIRYSLLVIMVILTSLFAGAIWYFTKGHATATIKNIPINQEFSVLMATPKHSAEAAAVIVATKTNHFTPQQLLDLSQKTGAKLVQFELKPQATCHEQLSRFNYATKILNERNYVVAGMQEGAAFAYRWLAQQQQANAKALSIEFTLDHKDCDAPLPAQASHGTWQVIWNNPPEDQVAVFPRQQKKINVTTSIGEYLASPVELLISHLSSILFDEHKNLPVIALPTNGNDVHPNTVTLYYSGDGGWRDLDKVSAEYMASHGYAVVGVDALKLFWQHRSVERSAKDLSDLMQQYRQKWGTTQFILAGYSFGGDILPALYNRLSATDQKSVQAIILLAFSKSANFEIEISGWLGQSGNEMQTAAEVNKIPANKLFCIYGAEEKTDTGCLQPEMKGEAFELPGGHHFDENYQHLGQIMMNAIDKRIN
- a CDS encoding DMT family transporter, with product MLLTKRTQGHLIALMTVFFWGTTFISTKTLLIEFKPIEILFFRFLLGYVTLWILCPRLLVWQGVKQEFIFLCAGLCGITCYFLCENIALTYTTASNVGIITTLAPIFTALLAMFFLKAETPPKRFYVGCLFASVGVGLICFNGKYVLSMNPLGDLLAMLACLFWGCYSILTKKSSNRGYNTILLTRRFFFYGLLLMLPALYLFDFKLNLDRFSNTTNLFNILFLGVGASAICFASWNYAVKLVGAVKISIYLYLVPILTIIGAVLMLNEPFTWLAAFGTLFTLCGVLLSERKIKIKK